A single genomic interval of Octopus bimaculoides isolate UCB-OBI-ISO-001 chromosome 22, ASM119413v2, whole genome shotgun sequence harbors:
- the LOC106867412 gene encoding WD repeat-containing protein 91 isoform X2 has product MAAAATHVDELVKEYLLQRGLTSSFRAFELELKNEKEKGLRVDKLLDQLQQYISSFDLTSLRDYWSRLNTRLFSRLDQRYMAGVRKMEVGLLKFYLIYATQNNKHDKIMEFFEKLTMELQNQPEFREWFILPFVRNPEEHPLFSIHFTRQWQETYFLSLHNFLSAVLQVIPRPTLLAFEEDTLQKKKILQENEMLKMKLHAQIQAEAAKHSNSGERRHTVSADHVHPSEELIFDFSGLSDESLNEKTKKTGKRFALNFSSSPLLGKKLSVATLKKSESSTAPKEVPKSSKNRNNQGFPIINGAQANTSGLKVGSVGNISGSPSHSEESLSGVASSRSRHQMEEYEKQRRALLGLSDSSRSKDKRPSEGDVTASRYQGSQRLANFFRSSSQAEIDVNSTSPDIRSTGSSPSNFMIGCLNESPSFSLNDRHGQGQVQGRSGSDPALGEASSSILFGGMKKDLSDNEAYGRADKLQATESNSPSNYSKVSDDSEELPFLLLSQEEYGEHRSGICYCRFSNSGQYVASLDADGVVKVWTWSPQPATKATCMAKSPFLSLEWSQKSDRLLLLGNRSGNIRLFDVKDKRSVVEACTDQSYPRICCLCSSPSTNQFVCSATTSKMKSGNVTSSNGGQSTAAASRIGRLSIWNLKTMKMEKTLPIDGGGFVAVNCCAFNHNGQLLIVGAVDGAVRMFDMQQQKTIAKWAAHEGEVLSLQFSSDETSCFTMGIDNKFYQWSILQPGKKLTEFVIFHTATSPIIINKPFSGRETLYGRSFAFDSEGHYMLTCHKNEGIIYEINSEGSSGCYADKHMLLKGHQGLVTTVDWSPSVDTRICLTGSLDGKVKISTMLTK; this is encoded by the exons GTCGACAAATTGCTGGATCAGTTACAGCAATATATCTCCTCGTTTGACTTGACCAGTCTTCGAGACTACTGGTCTCGCCTCAACACACGCCTCTTCTCACGCCTCGACCAGCGGTACATGGCCGGAGTGCGGAAAATGGAAGTCGGCCTCCTCAAGTTTTATCTCATATATGCAACGCAGAACAACAAGCATGACAAGATAATGGAATTCTTCGAGAAACTCACTATGGAACTTCAGAATCAACCTGAATTTCGAGAATGGTTTA TTTTACCTTTCGTTCGGAATCCAGAAGAACATCCATTATTTTCAATCCATTTCACACGCCAATGGCAGGAAACCTATTTTCTATCACTTCACAATTTCCTCAGTGCTGTCTTACAAGTTAtc CCCCGTCCAACACTGCTTGCTTTTGAAGAAGACACACTTCAGAAGAAGAAAATCctacaagaaaatgaaatgctgAAAATGAAG CTTCATGCCCAGATCCAAGCTGAGGCGGCCAAACACAGCAACAGTGGAGAACGGCGCCACACAGTCTCTGCTGACCATGTGCATCCTTCCGAGGAATTGATCTTTGATTTTTCCGGTCTTTCAGA TGAGTCTCTCAATGAAAAGACTAAAAAGACCGGGAAACGGTTTGCGCTGAACTTCTCTTCATCACCTCTGCTTGGCAAGAAATTAAGTGTGGCCACTTTAAAGAAATCAGAATCATCGACGGCTCCGAAAGAAGTACCGAAATCTTCAAAGAACCGAAACAACCAAGGCTTCCCTATAATCAATGGAGCACAGGCTAACACGAGTGGACTGAAAGTTGGTTCTGTTGGCAACATATCCGGATCACCTTCGCACTCTGAGGAAAGTCTTTCAGGAGTGGCCAGCAGCCGATCTCGACACCAAATGGAGGAGTACGAAAAGCAGCGGCGAGCCCTTCTTGGACTGTCCGATTCCAGCCGTTCCAAAGATAAG CGACCCAGCGAGGGGGACGTAACTGCCAGTCGGTACCAGGGATCACAGAGACTTGCCAACTTTTTCCGGAGCAGCAGCCAAGCAGAGATCGATGTGAACTCCACATCGCCAGACATCCGATCGACGGGGTCATCGCCTTCTAACTTTATGATCGGATGTCTGAATGAGAGTCCGAGTTTCAGCCTGAATGACCGACATGGTCAGGGTCAAGTTCAAGGACGTTCAGGGTCAGATCCGGCTCTTGGAGAAGCTTCATCTTCAATATTGTTTGGTGGCATGAAGAAGGACTTGTCTGATAACGAGGCATATGGAAGAGCAGACAAATTACAAGCAACCGAGTCAAATTCTCCAAGTAATTATAGTAaag TTTCAGATGACTCAGAAGAATTACCATTCCTACTGCTTAGTCAA GAAGAATATGGAGAACATCGGTCCGGCATCTGTTATTGCCGGTTTAGCAATTCTGGTCAGTATGTGGCCAGTTTGGATGCCGATGGAGTGGTCAA GGTCTGGACATGGAGCCCTCAGCCAGCTACAAAGGCCACATGTATGGCAAAATCTCCGTTCCTCTCTTTAGAATGGTCACAGAAATCAGACAGACTT ttacttcTGGGTAATCGATCTGGAAATATCCGATTGTTTGATGTAAAGGACAAGAGATCAGTTGTAGAGGCCTGCACAGATCAAAGTTACCCCAG AATCTGCTGTTTGTGTAGCAGTCCATCGACCAATCAGTTTGTGTGTTCAGCAACCACGAGTAAGATGAAGAGTGGTAACGTAACCAGCAGCAATGGTGGCCAGTCCACTGCAGCGGCCAGTCGTATTGGTCGACTGTCCATCTGGAATTTGAAAACCATGAAAATGGAG AAAACATTGCCAATTGATGGAGGAGGGTTTGTTGCTGTGAACTGCTGTGCTTTCAACCATAATGGCCAACTGTTGATTGTAGGGGCAGTTGATGGGGCAGTGAGAATGTTTG ATATGCAACAGCAGAAGACCATAGCCAAGTGGGCGGCACACGAGGGCGAAGTCCTTTCATTGCAGTTCAGTTCCGATGAAACGTCCTGCTTCACCATGGGTATCGACAATAAG TTCTACCAATGGAGCATCCTTCAACCCGGCAAGAAGCTAACCGAGTTTGTCATCTTCCACACAGCTACATcaccaatcatcatcaacaaaccATTTTCTGGCCGGGAAACTCTGTACGGCAGATCGTTTGCCTTCGACAGTGAAGGTCATTACATGTTGACCTGTCATAAAAACGAAGGTATTATATATGAG ATAAATTCCGAAGGTTCGTCAGGGTGTTACGCTGATAAACACATGCTATTGAAGGGCCACCAGGGCTTAGTGACAACTGTCGATTGGTCCCCGTCAGTTGACACCCGCATCTGTTTGACCGGGTCGTTGGACGGCAAAGTGAAGATAAGCACAATGCTTACGAAATGA
- the LOC106867412 gene encoding WD repeat-containing protein 91 isoform X1, with protein MAAAATHVDELVKEYLLQRGLTSSFRAFELELKNEKEKGLRVDKLLDQLQQYISSFDLTSLRDYWSRLNTRLFSRLDQRYMAGVRKMEVGLLKFYLIYATQNNKHDKIMEFFEKLTMELQNQPEFREWFILPFVRNPEEHPLFSIHFTRQWQETYFLSLHNFLSAVLQVIPRPTLLAFEEDTLQKKKILQENEMLKMKLHAQIQAEAAKHSNSGERRHTVSADHVHPSEELIFDFSGLSDESLNEKTKKTGKRFALNFSSSPLLGKKLSVATLKKSESSTAPKEVPKSSKNRNNQGFPIINGAQANTSGLKVGSVGNISGSPSHSEESLSGVASSRSRHQMEEYEKQRRALLGLSDSSRSKDKECGINMRPSEGDVTASRYQGSQRLANFFRSSSQAEIDVNSTSPDIRSTGSSPSNFMIGCLNESPSFSLNDRHGQGQVQGRSGSDPALGEASSSILFGGMKKDLSDNEAYGRADKLQATESNSPSNYSKVSDDSEELPFLLLSQEEYGEHRSGICYCRFSNSGQYVASLDADGVVKVWTWSPQPATKATCMAKSPFLSLEWSQKSDRLLLLGNRSGNIRLFDVKDKRSVVEACTDQSYPRICCLCSSPSTNQFVCSATTSKMKSGNVTSSNGGQSTAAASRIGRLSIWNLKTMKMEKTLPIDGGGFVAVNCCAFNHNGQLLIVGAVDGAVRMFDMQQQKTIAKWAAHEGEVLSLQFSSDETSCFTMGIDNKFYQWSILQPGKKLTEFVIFHTATSPIIINKPFSGRETLYGRSFAFDSEGHYMLTCHKNEGIIYEINSEGSSGCYADKHMLLKGHQGLVTTVDWSPSVDTRICLTGSLDGKVKISTMLTK; from the exons GTCGACAAATTGCTGGATCAGTTACAGCAATATATCTCCTCGTTTGACTTGACCAGTCTTCGAGACTACTGGTCTCGCCTCAACACACGCCTCTTCTCACGCCTCGACCAGCGGTACATGGCCGGAGTGCGGAAAATGGAAGTCGGCCTCCTCAAGTTTTATCTCATATATGCAACGCAGAACAACAAGCATGACAAGATAATGGAATTCTTCGAGAAACTCACTATGGAACTTCAGAATCAACCTGAATTTCGAGAATGGTTTA TTTTACCTTTCGTTCGGAATCCAGAAGAACATCCATTATTTTCAATCCATTTCACACGCCAATGGCAGGAAACCTATTTTCTATCACTTCACAATTTCCTCAGTGCTGTCTTACAAGTTAtc CCCCGTCCAACACTGCTTGCTTTTGAAGAAGACACACTTCAGAAGAAGAAAATCctacaagaaaatgaaatgctgAAAATGAAG CTTCATGCCCAGATCCAAGCTGAGGCGGCCAAACACAGCAACAGTGGAGAACGGCGCCACACAGTCTCTGCTGACCATGTGCATCCTTCCGAGGAATTGATCTTTGATTTTTCCGGTCTTTCAGA TGAGTCTCTCAATGAAAAGACTAAAAAGACCGGGAAACGGTTTGCGCTGAACTTCTCTTCATCACCTCTGCTTGGCAAGAAATTAAGTGTGGCCACTTTAAAGAAATCAGAATCATCGACGGCTCCGAAAGAAGTACCGAAATCTTCAAAGAACCGAAACAACCAAGGCTTCCCTATAATCAATGGAGCACAGGCTAACACGAGTGGACTGAAAGTTGGTTCTGTTGGCAACATATCCGGATCACCTTCGCACTCTGAGGAAAGTCTTTCAGGAGTGGCCAGCAGCCGATCTCGACACCAAATGGAGGAGTACGAAAAGCAGCGGCGAGCCCTTCTTGGACTGTCCGATTCCAGCCGTTCCAAAGATAAG GAATGCGGCATCAACATG CGACCCAGCGAGGGGGACGTAACTGCCAGTCGGTACCAGGGATCACAGAGACTTGCCAACTTTTTCCGGAGCAGCAGCCAAGCAGAGATCGATGTGAACTCCACATCGCCAGACATCCGATCGACGGGGTCATCGCCTTCTAACTTTATGATCGGATGTCTGAATGAGAGTCCGAGTTTCAGCCTGAATGACCGACATGGTCAGGGTCAAGTTCAAGGACGTTCAGGGTCAGATCCGGCTCTTGGAGAAGCTTCATCTTCAATATTGTTTGGTGGCATGAAGAAGGACTTGTCTGATAACGAGGCATATGGAAGAGCAGACAAATTACAAGCAACCGAGTCAAATTCTCCAAGTAATTATAGTAaag TTTCAGATGACTCAGAAGAATTACCATTCCTACTGCTTAGTCAA GAAGAATATGGAGAACATCGGTCCGGCATCTGTTATTGCCGGTTTAGCAATTCTGGTCAGTATGTGGCCAGTTTGGATGCCGATGGAGTGGTCAA GGTCTGGACATGGAGCCCTCAGCCAGCTACAAAGGCCACATGTATGGCAAAATCTCCGTTCCTCTCTTTAGAATGGTCACAGAAATCAGACAGACTT ttacttcTGGGTAATCGATCTGGAAATATCCGATTGTTTGATGTAAAGGACAAGAGATCAGTTGTAGAGGCCTGCACAGATCAAAGTTACCCCAG AATCTGCTGTTTGTGTAGCAGTCCATCGACCAATCAGTTTGTGTGTTCAGCAACCACGAGTAAGATGAAGAGTGGTAACGTAACCAGCAGCAATGGTGGCCAGTCCACTGCAGCGGCCAGTCGTATTGGTCGACTGTCCATCTGGAATTTGAAAACCATGAAAATGGAG AAAACATTGCCAATTGATGGAGGAGGGTTTGTTGCTGTGAACTGCTGTGCTTTCAACCATAATGGCCAACTGTTGATTGTAGGGGCAGTTGATGGGGCAGTGAGAATGTTTG ATATGCAACAGCAGAAGACCATAGCCAAGTGGGCGGCACACGAGGGCGAAGTCCTTTCATTGCAGTTCAGTTCCGATGAAACGTCCTGCTTCACCATGGGTATCGACAATAAG TTCTACCAATGGAGCATCCTTCAACCCGGCAAGAAGCTAACCGAGTTTGTCATCTTCCACACAGCTACATcaccaatcatcatcaacaaaccATTTTCTGGCCGGGAAACTCTGTACGGCAGATCGTTTGCCTTCGACAGTGAAGGTCATTACATGTTGACCTGTCATAAAAACGAAGGTATTATATATGAG ATAAATTCCGAAGGTTCGTCAGGGTGTTACGCTGATAAACACATGCTATTGAAGGGCCACCAGGGCTTAGTGACAACTGTCGATTGGTCCCCGTCAGTTGACACCCGCATCTGTTTGACCGGGTCGTTGGACGGCAAAGTGAAGATAAGCACAATGCTTACGAAATGA
- the LOC106867416 gene encoding small integral membrane protein 8: MAEPKVKAETTNSSSKVNSSSSYGWRQAPTTMLFRITNFELFVKPNKPVMYAGISMFVGCVAYIIFMNINDDKKNKTYVSVAEDGSLIKRQRTSRWD; this comes from the exons ATGGCGGAACCGAAGGTGAAAGCAGAGACGACGAATTCTTCATCGAAGGTTAACAGTTCCTCAAGCTATGGCTGGAGGCAGGCACCGACCACAATGTTATTTAGAATCACCAATTTTGAATTGTTCGTTAAACCT AACAAACCTGTGATGTATGCTGGAATCTCCATGTTTGTTGGTTGCGTGGCTTATATAATCTTCATGAACATTAACGatgacaaaaaaaacaagaccTACGTCTCTGTTGCTGAAGATGGATCGTTAATAAAAAGACAGCGGACTTCTCGCTGGGATTAA